In Nostoc sp. UHCC 0926, a single genomic region encodes these proteins:
- a CDS encoding alpha/beta hydrolase, giving the protein MKKFFRYLGFGLLSTFLTATPGLGAERISFYYPPFGEFYLSVDSLETFAKVGKIDQDFSFYANRATPQQLAQLRDLLQQRFNVTPTLVSQVTYSPIGEELVQQLGKLLLTESRKNGFYAIRASLILAAADQEGLTVVNLLRKFPSNTIRVNFTEGLRIVDNLSQLIKKKDEVFASLQKEAIAEAANSTIDFSKQPDLRSPGKYRWQKKSLELNDISRNRRLPVDIYLPKAASPSTKELPSPPFPLIVISHGLASDRSTFIYLAEHLASYGFAVAVLEHPGSNAERFQLYFAGLAGPPDAAEFINRPLDIKYLLNQLQRLDKSDPTLQGKLNFQQIGAIGQSFGGYTVLTLAGANINFGQLKLDCNPNNSSFNLSLFLQCQATKLPPINYELKDDRIKVVMAINPFDSSILGEGGISQIKIPVMLVAGSQDIFAPPVFEQIRPFTWLSDSNKYLALIENATHFSAIGASKDDVLPVPPTLLGPDRVAVYSYLDALSVAFMETHLLNRPEYRSYLQPSYATFISKEPLNLSILQSLSADQLNQIWNGPTAQSAKPSNLQPTPTHP; this is encoded by the coding sequence TATTACCCTCCCTTCGGCGAATTCTACTTATCCGTGGACTCGCTGGAAACTTTTGCGAAAGTTGGCAAAATCGATCAAGATTTTTCATTTTATGCTAACCGTGCTACTCCCCAACAACTCGCTCAACTGCGGGATCTGCTCCAGCAAAGGTTCAATGTCACTCCGACATTAGTATCTCAAGTTACCTACTCACCTATAGGCGAGGAGCTGGTGCAACAACTGGGAAAATTACTCCTCACTGAGTCTCGAAAGAATGGCTTTTATGCCATACGTGCCTCTTTGATTTTGGCTGCTGCCGATCAAGAGGGCTTAACAGTTGTGAATTTGCTGCGGAAATTTCCTAGCAATACTATCCGGGTGAATTTTACAGAGGGGTTAAGGATAGTCGATAACTTATCGCAATTGATCAAAAAAAAGGATGAAGTTTTTGCCTCTCTTCAAAAAGAAGCGATCGCTGAAGCAGCCAATTCAACAATTGACTTCTCAAAACAGCCAGATTTGCGATCGCCTGGAAAATACCGTTGGCAGAAAAAAAGCCTAGAGCTAAATGACATTTCTCGCAATCGCCGTCTACCCGTGGATATCTATCTGCCAAAAGCAGCTTCACCAAGCACTAAAGAACTGCCCTCGCCTCCCTTTCCCCTGATTGTAATTTCTCATGGCCTCGCCTCAGACCGCTCTACCTTTATCTACCTGGCTGAACATTTAGCATCCTATGGTTTTGCCGTTGCTGTACTAGAACACCCTGGTAGTAATGCCGAACGCTTTCAGCTATACTTTGCGGGTTTGGCAGGGCCGCCAGACGCAGCAGAATTTATTAACCGACCTTTGGATATCAAATATCTACTCAATCAACTCCAGCGTCTAGACAAATCTGATCCTACTCTCCAGGGAAAACTCAATTTTCAGCAAATTGGGGCGATCGGTCAGTCCTTTGGTGGTTATACTGTTTTGACTCTAGCAGGAGCAAATATTAACTTTGGGCAACTAAAGCTAGACTGTAATCCCAATAATTCATCCTTTAATTTGTCGCTCTTTTTGCAGTGTCAAGCAACTAAGTTACCACCAATAAATTACGAACTCAAAGACGATCGCATCAAGGTTGTCATGGCGATTAATCCGTTTGACAGCTCAATTTTGGGTGAGGGTGGAATCAGTCAAATTAAAATTCCGGTAATGCTGGTAGCAGGTAGTCAAGATATTTTCGCTCCACCTGTATTTGAGCAAATTCGCCCCTTCACCTGGCTTTCTGACTCCAATAAGTATCTAGCTTTGATTGAAAACGCCACCCACTTTTCGGCGATCGGAGCTTCTAAAGATGATGTGTTACCTGTACCGCCTACCTTGCTGGGTCCTGATCGCGTTGCTGTTTATTCCTATCTCGATGCCCTAAGTGTAGCTTTTATGGAAACCCATCTCCTCAATCGCCCTGAATACCGATCCTATTTGCAGCCATCCTACGCCACATTTATCAGTAAAGAGCCTCTGAATCTCAGTATTTTACAGTCTTTGTCGGCAGATCAGTTAAATCAAATTTGGAATGGGCCAACTGCCCAGTCAGCCAAACCATCAAATCTTCAACCTACCCCTACCCACCCTTAG
- a CDS encoding SDR family NAD(P)-dependent oxidoreductase, with protein sequence MDIQGKVALITGASRGIGRAIALELAQQGIKRLILVARDRQKLVEVAKEIEAMGTETAIVALDLTQTIEVNIAVAQLWRNYGQIHLLVNCAGVAYQSSFLQSKLPQVQEELSVNLLGMYNLTSLIARRMASQRQGTIVNVSSLMGKVAAPTMATYSATKFAILGFTQALRQELAEYNIRVIALLPSLTDTDMVRDLKLFRWVIPMTTQQVAKALITGMQRDAPEILVGWQSHLAVLCQRLTPWLLELILRIATPPAPRRQQPHEKLSFLVKIQRFGDLLLSRKTQCQVKSL encoded by the coding sequence ATGGATATTCAAGGTAAAGTAGCCCTAATTACAGGGGCTTCGCGTGGTATTGGACGAGCGATCGCTCTCGAACTAGCGCAACAAGGCATTAAGCGGCTGATATTGGTAGCACGCGATCGCCAAAAGTTAGTCGAGGTAGCTAAGGAAATCGAGGCGATGGGCACAGAAACTGCGATCGTGGCATTAGATTTGACGCAGACAATTGAAGTAAATATCGCTGTTGCCCAACTGTGGCGCAATTACGGACAGATTCACCTGCTGGTTAATTGTGCGGGAGTCGCATACCAAAGCTCGTTTTTGCAATCTAAACTGCCCCAAGTTCAAGAAGAACTCTCTGTGAACTTGTTAGGAATGTACAACCTTACCAGTCTGATCGCTCGACGCATGGCCAGCCAAAGGCAAGGAACAATCGTCAATGTATCGAGTCTGATGGGGAAAGTAGCAGCACCAACTATGGCGACTTACTCAGCTACCAAGTTTGCAATCTTGGGATTTACCCAAGCTTTGCGCCAGGAGCTAGCTGAATACAATATCCGAGTGATTGCATTACTGCCTTCCCTCACAGACACAGACATGGTGCGCGACTTAAAATTATTTCGCTGGGTGATCCCCATGACTACCCAGCAAGTGGCTAAAGCACTGATCACCGGAATGCAAAGGGATGCACCAGAAATTTTAGTCGGATGGCAAAGTCATTTAGCTGTATTGTGTCAACGCCTTACTCCTTGGTTGCTAGAGCTAATTTTACGAATAGCGACTCCGCCAGCCCCAAGAAGACAACAGCCTCATGAAAAACTGAGTTTTTTGGTTAAGATCCAGCGTTTTGGCGATTTGTTACTGTCCAGAAAAACTCAATGTCAGGTCAAGTCGCTATAA
- a CDS encoding ScyD/ScyE family protein, translating into MKLKQFGITFLSVCIAAFSGMKAAEAASFSVIADGLNNPRGLTFGPDGSLYVTEAGTGGSGACVPSPSAQGQSLCYGTTGAVTKIGNGTQERVLTGLPSLALPNGTDTAGPHDIKFDASGKPYIAVGYASDPTFRATLGNTDLGKIITANFNTNSWTSVADLATYELANNPDQGDLISNPFSLLLDGNNIIAVDTGANELLSVGTDGSNLKAIATIPRQTLTNPVFPTGASSSPFEIQAVPTNVAKGPDGAYYISQLTGFPFPEGKAKIYRVGSDGQPTVYTDGFTQLTDLAFDPEGNLYALQYANQSLWKGNLDGSVIKIATDGTRTTILSGNGLESPTGLTIGADGAIYVTNRGDSPGLGQVLKIENPKSVPESSSTFSLLAFLGTVSVTLLHKGKAKRLKGLPENKLFSK; encoded by the coding sequence ATGAAACTAAAGCAATTTGGGATTACATTTTTGAGTGTTTGTATTGCTGCTTTTTCGGGAATGAAAGCAGCAGAGGCGGCATCGTTTTCGGTAATTGCCGATGGTCTTAATAATCCACGGGGTCTAACTTTTGGCCCTGACGGGAGTCTCTACGTCACAGAGGCAGGAACGGGCGGAAGTGGAGCTTGTGTTCCTTCACCGAGTGCCCAAGGCCAATCTTTATGTTATGGCACAACTGGTGCAGTGACAAAAATTGGAAATGGTACGCAAGAACGTGTACTTACAGGACTTCCTTCTTTAGCATTACCAAATGGTACTGATACTGCTGGGCCTCATGATATAAAATTTGATGCCAGTGGCAAGCCTTATATTGCAGTTGGGTATGCTTCTGATCCCACATTTCGCGCCACATTAGGTAACACTGACTTAGGAAAAATCATCACTGCTAATTTCAATACAAATTCCTGGACTAGTGTTGCTGATTTAGCTACTTATGAACTTGCAAATAATCCTGACCAAGGCGATCTAATTAGCAATCCCTTCTCTCTTCTTTTAGATGGAAATAATATTATTGCAGTTGATACTGGTGCTAATGAGTTACTCAGTGTAGGGACTGATGGGAGTAATTTAAAGGCGATCGCCACAATTCCTCGGCAGACATTAACTAATCCAGTTTTTCCCACTGGTGCATCGTCATCACCATTTGAAATCCAAGCAGTACCCACAAATGTCGCCAAAGGCCCAGATGGCGCTTATTATATTAGCCAATTAACTGGTTTTCCTTTTCCCGAAGGTAAAGCAAAAATCTACCGAGTTGGTTCTGATGGTCAACCAACAGTCTATACCGATGGCTTTACCCAACTTACTGACTTAGCTTTTGATCCTGAGGGTAATTTGTATGCTTTGCAGTACGCTAATCAGTCACTCTGGAAAGGTAATCTAGATGGTTCTGTGATTAAAATAGCGACCGATGGAACTCGCACAACTATTCTTAGTGGCAATGGACTAGAGTCTCCTACTGGTTTGACTATTGGTGCTGATGGTGCTATTTATGTGACAAACCGAGGCGATAGCCCTGGACTTGGACAAGTTCTCAAAATTGAGAATCCCAAGTCTGTTCCTGAATCTAGTTCTACTTTCAGCTTATTAGCATTTCTTGGCACTGTGAGTGTTACTTTGTTGCACAAGGGTAAAGCCAAACGACTTAAGGGACTTCCAGAAAATAAATTATTCTCTAAATAA
- a CDS encoding glycosyltransferase family 2 protein, producing the protein MISIITPVYNGERFIESCLQVVIDQNCLEVEHIIVDGGSSDKTVDIIKDKANQYPHIRWISEKDRGQSDAMNKGIAMAQGEIIGVLNVDDFYEINVLNRICEIFPALTEPSLIIGNCNICNFEGKLISINKAKPLRTIDLLLERRINEDGIIDASFPLNPSAYFYHKSLHQQIGLYKVEEHYAMDVDFLLRAVCSCHVKYFNETWGNYRYYPGTKTFDDSTRGTSIVRIKHLFNDYIKTLSLMEQWQIWLARNMNFILLKIFYFYKYPERLPESIRQRLTKYSRT; encoded by the coding sequence ATGATTAGTATAATTACACCAGTTTATAATGGGGAGAGATTTATAGAATCTTGTCTTCAAGTTGTTATTGACCAAAACTGTTTAGAAGTGGAGCATATCATTGTAGATGGAGGTTCAAGCGACAAAACAGTAGACATTATTAAGGATAAAGCCAATCAATATCCTCACATCCGCTGGATTAGTGAAAAGGATCGAGGACAATCTGATGCTATGAATAAAGGAATTGCTATGGCACAAGGAGAGATTATTGGTGTTTTAAATGTTGATGATTTTTATGAAATAAATGTTCTTAACCGCATCTGTGAAATTTTCCCAGCTTTAACAGAGCCTAGCTTGATTATTGGCAACTGTAATATTTGTAATTTTGAGGGTAAACTAATTTCTATTAATAAAGCTAAACCCTTACGGACGATTGATTTATTATTAGAAAGGCGAATTAATGAAGATGGAATTATCGATGCTTCTTTTCCATTAAATCCGTCTGCTTACTTCTACCACAAATCATTGCATCAGCAAATCGGACTATACAAAGTAGAAGAACATTATGCAATGGATGTAGATTTCCTCTTGAGAGCGGTTTGCTCATGTCATGTCAAGTATTTCAATGAAACTTGGGGTAACTATAGATATTATCCAGGAACGAAAACATTTGATGATTCTACAAGAGGAACCAGCATAGTGCGAATTAAACACTTATTTAATGATTATATTAAAACACTATCCTTGATGGAGCAATGGCAAATTTGGTTAGCTCGGAACATGAATTTTATTTTATTAAAAATCTTTTATTTTTATAAGTATCCAGAACGATTACCTGAATCGATTAGGCAGAGATTAACTAAATATAGTCGAACCTGA
- a CDS encoding glycosyl hydrolase family 57: MLSFPTTLTPLPEIIDGLPNISGWETEVISVVNHNKPVFLPTTNIRLEDVNAVFAIALHMHQPTIPAGNDGTLISNLQYMFEHPHEGDNHNADPFAYCYSRMGDLIPELVNQGCNPRVMLDYSGNLLWGLRQMGRSDVLDNLKRITCDRTYQPYVEWLGTMWSHAVIPSTPIPDIKLHIIAWQHHFAAIFGWEALARVKGFSPPEMHLPNHPDALFEFVKALKECGYRWLLVQEHSVETISGQSLTHKHLPHRLIARNSQGETISITALIKTQGSDTKLVAQMQPYYEAKTLSKQQIGSVFVPPIVSQIGDGENGGVMMNEFPSAFKQAWWDMVNNGGGKSGVVGMCGTEYLELIEAAGCKPEDYPSCQPVGQHQIWERVSPDNCQPEAVENAIQELKQINSNFHMDGASWTNHISWVKGYENVLSPMYQLSSLFHQKVDPLQQIDSAEPVTRQFNYRNVLLHNLLLQTSCFRYWGQGAWTDYAREIYQRGENLLQMN; this comes from the coding sequence ATGCTTTCCTTCCCCACGACTCTTACTCCTTTGCCCGAAATCATTGATGGCTTGCCGAATATTTCTGGTTGGGAAACAGAGGTGATCTCTGTAGTTAATCATAATAAACCAGTATTTTTGCCAACAACAAATATCCGCTTAGAGGATGTGAATGCTGTGTTTGCGATCGCCTTGCACATGCACCAGCCAACTATACCCGCAGGAAATGATGGTACACTCATCAGCAATCTGCAATATATGTTTGAACATCCTCATGAGGGGGATAACCACAATGCAGATCCTTTTGCTTATTGTTACAGCCGCATGGGAGACTTGATCCCCGAACTTGTAAATCAAGGTTGCAATCCGCGTGTGATGTTGGATTACTCTGGTAATCTTTTGTGGGGACTGCGGCAAATGGGACGCAGTGATGTTCTCGATAATCTCAAACGCATCACTTGCGATCGCACCTATCAACCTTATGTAGAGTGGCTGGGTACAATGTGGAGCCATGCAGTTATTCCTTCCACACCTATACCAGATATTAAATTGCATATCATCGCATGGCAACATCACTTTGCGGCAATTTTTGGCTGGGAAGCACTAGCGCGAGTCAAAGGATTTTCGCCCCCAGAAATGCACCTACCAAATCACCCTGATGCTCTGTTTGAATTTGTGAAAGCGCTGAAAGAATGTGGATATCGCTGGCTACTTGTTCAAGAACATTCTGTAGAAACAATTAGTGGTCAATCTCTTACCCACAAACATTTACCACATCGTCTGATTGCCCGCAATTCCCAAGGCGAAACAATTAGTATCACAGCCTTAATTAAAACCCAAGGTTCGGATACTAAATTAGTTGCACAAATGCAGCCTTATTATGAAGCCAAAACCTTATCCAAACAACAAATTGGTAGTGTATTTGTGCCACCAATAGTTAGCCAAATTGGAGATGGTGAAAATGGTGGAGTAATGATGAATGAATTTCCTAGTGCTTTTAAACAAGCTTGGTGGGATATGGTCAATAACGGCGGAGGAAAATCAGGTGTTGTTGGGATGTGTGGTACAGAATATTTAGAATTAATAGAAGCTGCTGGATGCAAACCTGAAGATTATCCAAGTTGTCAGCCAGTTGGACAACATCAGATTTGGGAGCGAGTTTCACCAGACAATTGCCAACCTGAAGCTGTAGAGAATGCGATTCAAGAATTAAAGCAAATAAACTCTAATTTTCACATGGATGGAGCCTCGTGGACAAATCATATCAGTTGGGTGAAAGGATATGAAAATGTGTTGTCCCCCATGTATCAATTAAGCAGTTTATTCCATCAAAAAGTTGATCCCTTACAGCAAATTGATTCAGCAGAACCTGTTACCAGACAATTTAACTACCGTAACGTTCTTCTACATAACCTTTTGCTACAAACCAGCTGTTTTCGTTATTGGGGACAAGGTGCTTGGACTGACTATGCACGGGAAATTTATCAACGGGGTGAAAATTTATTGCAGATGAATTGA
- a CDS encoding sensor histidine kinase → MPEEFNCSILPPFLSIGSDRDLDLESTLQELPMYNFPVEINRTGMEVANFLEKYPLLPGVILVEQGNFIGMISRRRLLEFLIRPYGQELFVQQPLAVLYSYARIPMLLLADTTSILTAMQLSLKRSPEFLAEPIVVHTESGAYRLLDVQELNIISWQIRGIDNLVRYERSQAQMIQNDKMANLGRLVDGIAHEILDPVGFIWGNITYVSNYSQDLLKLIAAYEKELPSASQEINLLKEEIEFDFLEQDLSRSLASIRTGAERLKKLVTSLQNFCHIDELYPKPADLHACIDSIILLINSRLQGEIEIVKYYGQLPPIYCFMGQLNQVLMNIFSEVVDTLLNEAVRQQLHLDDTKTVQKPRIEITTEVISQEASNPDVADSRWILIRIADNSSGISQELQQQIMESFSLETKNSKNTSLAVSYRIITVRHGGKLNFHSQIGIGTKFEILLPLV, encoded by the coding sequence GTGCCAGAAGAATTCAATTGCTCAATCTTACCGCCATTTTTGTCTATTGGTAGCGATCGCGATCTCGATTTAGAGTCAACCCTCCAAGAACTACCAATGTACAACTTCCCAGTGGAAATCAACCGCACTGGTATGGAAGTGGCTAATTTTTTGGAAAAATATCCCCTGTTACCAGGAGTAATTTTGGTAGAACAGGGAAACTTTATTGGGATGATTTCGCGGCGACGACTGCTGGAATTTTTGATTCGTCCCTATGGACAAGAGTTATTTGTTCAGCAACCATTAGCCGTTCTCTACAGCTATGCACGGATACCGATGTTGCTCCTTGCTGATACAACATCGATTTTAACTGCGATGCAACTTAGCTTAAAGCGATCGCCAGAATTCTTAGCAGAACCAATTGTAGTACATACAGAATCTGGTGCTTATAGATTGTTAGATGTACAAGAATTGAATATTATTTCTTGGCAAATTCGGGGAATCGACAATCTGGTGCGCTATGAACGTAGCCAAGCCCAAATGATTCAAAATGATAAAATGGCAAATCTGGGACGTTTGGTAGACGGCATAGCGCACGAAATTTTAGACCCAGTAGGTTTTATTTGGGGTAATATAACTTATGTTTCAAACTACAGCCAAGATTTACTCAAGCTGATAGCAGCTTATGAAAAAGAATTACCATCAGCTTCCCAGGAAATTAATCTTCTAAAAGAAGAGATTGAATTTGATTTTTTAGAACAAGATTTGTCGCGATCGCTTGCTAGTATCCGCACTGGAGCGGAAAGATTAAAAAAACTCGTCACCAGCTTACAAAACTTCTGTCATATCGATGAACTTTATCCAAAGCCAGCAGATTTACATGCCTGTATAGATAGTATTATTTTATTAATTAATAGCCGTCTTCAAGGAGAAATTGAAATCGTAAAGTACTACGGTCAATTACCTCCAATATATTGCTTTATGGGGCAATTAAATCAGGTTTTGATGAATATTTTCAGCGAAGTCGTAGATACTTTACTCAATGAAGCAGTGCGACAGCAGTTGCATCTAGATGATACAAAGACTGTTCAAAAACCCCGAATTGAGATTACCACAGAAGTGATTTCCCAGGAAGCAAGCAACCCAGATGTAGCAGATTCTCGCTGGATATTAATTCGCATTGCTGACAATAGTTCTGGAATATCTCAAGAATTGCAACAGCAAATTATGGAGTCTTTTTCTCTTGAAACCAAGAATAGTAAGAATACTAGTTTAGCAGTAAGTTATCGAATTATCACTGTAAGACATGGTGGAAAATTAAATTTCCATTCACAGATTGGTATAGGTACAAAATTTGAAATTTTATTGCCTTTAGTTTAA
- a CDS encoding Uma2 family endonuclease, giving the protein MTSATNPSTALTPFPDHTQLPESDGTFVSQSLAGVPPVVRTGVKNWQEHPQSILLTDSIQPILKQINPEGEYCIGQDLGIYWRLTDPPEKGAEAPDWFYVPNVPPTLNGQIRRSYVLWREFIAPLIVLEFVSGDGSEERDKTPWKGKFWIYEQVIRPPFYGIYEVSKASIEVYHLVEGQYQVLPANERGHYPIVSLGVELGTWLGVYQNVELPWLRWWDLQGNLLLSGEERAEQESQRAEQERQRAEQESQRAEQESQRAEQERQRADRLTAQLRSLDIDSVA; this is encoded by the coding sequence ATGACCTCTGCAACCAATCCATCCACCGCCCTCACTCCTTTCCCCGATCATACCCAGCTTCCTGAGTCTGATGGCACGTTTGTAAGCCAGTCGCTTGCGGGGGTTCCCCCCGTTGTGCGAACTGGCGTGAAAAATTGGCAAGAGCATCCCCAAAGCATTCTACTAACTGACTCGATTCAACCCATTCTCAAGCAAATAAATCCTGAAGGTGAATATTGTATTGGCCAAGACTTAGGTATTTACTGGCGCTTAACTGATCCCCCTGAAAAAGGAGCAGAAGCACCGGATTGGTTTTATGTACCAAATGTACCGCCTACACTGAATGGGCAAATACGACGTTCTTATGTATTGTGGCGAGAGTTTATTGCCCCGTTGATTGTCCTGGAATTTGTCTCTGGGGACGGTAGTGAAGAACGAGATAAAACTCCTTGGAAGGGTAAATTTTGGATTTATGAGCAGGTGATTCGTCCTCCCTTCTACGGCATTTATGAAGTGAGTAAAGCCAGTATAGAAGTTTATCATCTGGTTGAAGGACAGTATCAAGTGTTACCAGCAAATGAACGAGGACATTATCCCATCGTTTCTTTGGGTGTTGAATTAGGCACTTGGCTAGGAGTTTATCAGAATGTGGAATTACCCTGGCTCCGTTGGTGGGATTTACAAGGTAATTTGTTGTTGAGTGGCGAGGAAAGAGCAGAACAAGAATCTCAAAGGGCAGAACAGGAACGCCAAAGAGCAGAACAGGAATCTCAAAGAGCAGAACAGGAATCCCAAAGGGCAGAACAGGAACGCCAAAGAGCCGATCGCTTAACTGCCCAATTGCGATCGCTCGACATTGATTCAGTTGCCTAA
- a CDS encoding S-layer homology domain-containing protein has translation MTNRPPSEPESSQRTALGFDEFIAILVAFTTIGAILFWSLSGRDSSWNLNGLLSPSSTPSPSVQPNQVLPSPTPKVEPNAVPRFNVLPSSPPEAIIEPKIPSFPTNSATPSRAVLPSAEVIPTQSPQPQTPVSSSTGLESSITSLALPLVTPAKQKSIIPPPIAFNDVPNNFWGRRFIDVLSSRGILKGFPDYSFRPNQPVNRAEFAAILQKAFDQEPSKTVIAFQDVPAKFWATPAIDQAISAGFLTGYPKKTFKPQQNISRVQVLVALVSGLNLKAPTSPNQILTVYKDAKDIPTYAISKIAAATTNGLVVNYPNQQIIAPNKVASRTEVAAMIHQALVKRGKLEAIPSQNIVPQLRLPQASRSVSPGLSRTPKHNLKGNLSAGGSSQ, from the coding sequence ATGACAAATAGACCTCCTTCCGAACCGGAGTCATCCCAAAGAACTGCCCTTGGCTTTGATGAATTTATAGCCATTCTGGTTGCCTTCACCACTATCGGAGCGATTCTTTTTTGGTCATTGTCTGGTAGAGATTCTAGCTGGAACTTAAACGGGCTGCTATCGCCTTCTTCCACTCCATCTCCTAGCGTTCAACCAAATCAAGTATTGCCCTCCCCTACTCCCAAGGTAGAACCAAATGCAGTCCCTAGATTCAACGTTTTGCCGTCATCTCCACCTGAAGCTATTATTGAACCCAAGATACCTTCATTTCCGACTAACAGCGCAACTCCTTCCCGTGCAGTGTTACCATCTGCTGAGGTGATCCCAACTCAATCCCCACAACCACAGACGCCTGTATCCTCTTCAACAGGACTTGAGTCATCAATTACATCATTAGCATTGCCTTTAGTAACTCCGGCAAAACAAAAATCCATTATTCCGCCGCCAATTGCATTTAACGATGTGCCCAATAACTTCTGGGGTCGGCGTTTTATAGATGTTCTTTCTTCCCGTGGTATTCTCAAGGGGTTTCCTGATTATTCTTTTAGACCAAACCAGCCTGTAAACCGCGCCGAATTTGCTGCTATACTCCAAAAAGCCTTTGACCAAGAACCGTCTAAGACCGTGATCGCATTTCAAGATGTACCAGCAAAATTCTGGGCAACTCCAGCAATTGACCAAGCCATCAGTGCCGGATTTCTTACAGGCTACCCTAAAAAAACCTTCAAACCACAACAAAATATTTCGCGAGTGCAAGTTTTAGTTGCCCTTGTCAGTGGGTTGAATTTAAAAGCACCCACTTCCCCAAATCAGATTTTAACTGTCTATAAAGATGCTAAAGATATTCCAACTTATGCTATCAGCAAAATAGCCGCTGCTACAACTAATGGTCTGGTAGTTAACTATCCAAATCAACAAATTATTGCTCCTAACAAAGTAGCTAGTCGGACTGAAGTGGCAGCGATGATTCATCAAGCTTTAGTAAAACGTGGCAAGTTGGAGGCAATTCCATCTCAAAACATTGTGCCGCAGCTACGCCTGCCGCAGGCATCGCGCAGCGTGTCTCCAGGACTTTCGCGCACTCCAAAGCACAACCTAAAAGGTAACTTGTCCGCAGGAGGCTCGTCTCAGTGA
- a CDS encoding CAAD domain-containing protein, translating to MPEQEFTESTSKEGTVTDINSQTGTITKLQPPAQSQDEWLKYGEQISSFLATLPEYLGSFFNQYKQPLVTVGLIVGSIVGVKVLLAILDALNDIPLVAPTFELIGIGYSAWFVYRYLLKASTRKELTSEITTLKSQVVGKEIPEA from the coding sequence ATGCCAGAACAAGAATTCACAGAAAGCACATCCAAAGAGGGTACAGTGACAGATATCAACAGCCAAACGGGAACCATCACCAAACTCCAGCCCCCCGCACAATCTCAAGACGAATGGCTAAAATACGGGGAGCAAATTTCTAGCTTTTTAGCAACATTACCAGAATATCTAGGAAGCTTCTTTAATCAATATAAGCAACCCCTGGTGACTGTTGGTTTAATTGTGGGATCAATTGTTGGGGTTAAAGTACTCTTGGCAATATTAGATGCTTTGAATGATATCCCCTTGGTAGCACCTACTTTTGAGTTGATCGGTATTGGTTACTCTGCCTGGTTTGTTTACCGCTATTTACTCAAAGCCTCAACTAGGAAAGAGTTAACTAGTGAAATCACCACTCTGAAATCACAAGTAGTTGGTAAAGAAATTCCAGAAGCTTAA